The following proteins are encoded in a genomic region of Liolophura sinensis isolate JHLJ2023 chromosome 7, CUHK_Ljap_v2, whole genome shotgun sequence:
- the LOC135471607 gene encoding pancreatic triacylglycerol lipase-like, with product MSLHTVCLVLTVLWAASVQGARTKCYQIFNEKQCFSTSSPFTNTLGKAPESPAEQRVTFSLYTPKNTRSAQLLNGGNPKSIASSRLNPNKMIRVIIHGFRDRGNKAWVKTMTKELLKTDGSNVIVVDWEKGAMKSFLNYFQAAANTRVIGAMLAKMVKIISTSKKISYNRFHLIGHSLGAHIAGYAGRRLSGQIGRISGLDPAGPAFEKFKEPVRLDRGDAKFVDVIHTDGDKLIKGGAGTLKPMGDADFYPNGGRNQPGCSQKFIDHVKNWFRGGFKGLTMSISCDHMRSIAFYTESINTSCTFRACGSTGCSRMGFHASPSKKGSFSLKTNSKSKFCKN from the exons gtgCAAGAACCAAATGCTACCAGATATTCAACGAGAAACAATGTTTCTCCACGTCTTCCCCTTTTACAAATACACTGGGGAAGGCCCCCGAATCCCCGGCTGAACAGAGAGTTACCTTCTCCTTGTACACTCCAAAGAACACCAGATCTGCGCAGCTCCTAAATGGGGGAAATCCAAAGAGTATTGCCTCCTCTCGACTCAACCCTAACAAGATGATTCGCGTTATCATACATGGTTTCCGGGACAGAGGAAACAAAGCGTGGGTCAAAACAATGACCAAAGAGCTGCTGAAAACG gaTGGATCAAACGTAATTGTGGTCGACTGGGAAAAGGGAGCTATGAAGTCGTTCTTGAATTATTTCCAGGCTGCAGCCAACACGCGCGTGATCGGCGCAATGCTCGCTAAAATGGTGAAAATCATCTCAACCAGTAAAAAGATTTCTTACAACCGCTTTCATCTGATTGGACACAGCCTTGGCGCTCACATCGCTGGTTATGCCGGACGAAGATTGTCTGGTCAGATAGGGCGAATTTCAG GGCTGGACCCTGCAGGCCCGGCTTTCGAGAAATTCAAGGAGCCAGTCAGACTGGACAGAGGGGACGCTAAATTTGTCGACGTGATCCACACCGACGGCGACAAACTCATAAAGGGAG GTGCGGGAACCTTAAAGCCTATGGGAGATGCGGATTTTTACCCTAATGGCGGTCGAAACCAACCAGGCTGTTCTCAGAAGTTTATTGACCATGTTAAAAACTGGTTCCGTGGTGGCTTCAAAG GGCTCACCATGAGTATAAGTTGTGACCACATGCGATCGATTGCCTTCTACACAGAGTCTATCAACACCTCCTGCACGTTCCGCGCATGCGGTTCCACCGGATGTTCCAGAATGGGCTTCCACGCCAGTCCCAGCAAGAAAGGATCATTTTCACTAAAAACCAACTCGAAGTCCAAattctgtaaaaattaa